A region from the Prosthecobacter algae genome encodes:
- a CDS encoding alpha/beta hydrolase, whose product MRLIASLLVLLCSAAHAIDDYKLTALSQEKADVPKGRVIAMPAHESKIYAGTVRDWWLYVPAQYKAEQPANLMVFQDGHDYVGLKGAWRVPTVFDNLIASGDMAPTLAIFINPGHAVTSPKPASAWKNNNRSKEYNALGSTYATFLLEEIIPQVTKDYRVTDNPEGWAIAGASSGAICAFTVAWERPDKFRKVFSTIGSYVDLAGGHVYPYLIRITERKPLRIYLQDGANDLDNPFGNWPLANQQMDRALTFMGYDHHFEFGDGQHNSKHGASLFPEAMKWLWRK is encoded by the coding sequence ATGCGCCTGATTGCCAGCCTGCTCGTCCTGCTTTGCTCCGCCGCCCACGCCATTGATGACTACAAACTGACCGCCCTCTCCCAGGAGAAGGCCGATGTGCCCAAAGGCCGTGTCATCGCCATGCCTGCGCATGAATCGAAGATCTATGCCGGGACCGTGCGCGATTGGTGGCTCTATGTCCCCGCCCAATACAAGGCAGAGCAGCCAGCCAACCTGATGGTCTTCCAGGATGGCCATGATTATGTCGGCCTCAAAGGTGCATGGCGGGTGCCCACGGTTTTTGACAACCTCATCGCCAGCGGTGACATGGCCCCCACCCTCGCCATCTTCATCAACCCAGGGCATGCGGTCACCAGCCCCAAGCCTGCCAGCGCCTGGAAAAACAACAACCGCAGCAAGGAATACAATGCGTTAGGCAGCACCTACGCCACCTTCCTGCTGGAAGAGATCATCCCGCAGGTGACCAAGGACTACCGCGTCACCGACAACCCCGAAGGCTGGGCCATCGCCGGAGCCAGCAGCGGGGCCATCTGCGCCTTCACCGTCGCCTGGGAGCGGCCGGACAAGTTCCGCAAGGTCTTCTCCACCATTGGCAGTTATGTGGACCTGGCCGGTGGTCATGTTTACCCCTACCTCATCCGCATCACGGAACGCAAACCCCTGCGCATCTACCTGCAGGACGGCGCCAATGACCTGGACAATCCCTTTGGCAACTGGCCGCTGGCCAATCAGCAAATGGACAGGGCCCTCACCTTCATGGGCTATGACCACCACTTTGAATTCGGCGACGGCCAGCATAACAGCAAGCATGGTGCCTCTCTCTTTCCTGAGGCCATGAAGTGGCTCTGGCGCAAATAA
- a CDS encoding AI-2E family transporter — MILTLACLVIVLAGMKAAAGVLVPMVYAFFLAVLSFPLLRWLTRHRIPGPVALAMTLLVNLGVLAGLITLAVRLLISFNADLPRYLRGIQRYLTDFGVWLDDNGIEGAKEMMGSLFDWNTIIGYATQQDVMSRIGAMLGSTFGTLATVFAGLVMILILMMFVLMEATGTHRRIVAVHLAGGPDFSGLMRSVTDIQKYLGIKTLISALTGLLAGAWCWFFDLQYPLLWAILAFIFNYIPAVGSSAASIPAIVEALVQHGGGAALGIALGYGGINFALDNFVQPQLLGNRFGISALVVVLSVIFWGWLWGPMGMFLAVPLTMVMKVLLDNSEEFRWVSVAMSQKKVRRGEVEVVGYDLDENEVVGGGASTENPQHD; from the coding sequence ATGATTCTCACTTTGGCCTGTCTTGTCATTGTGCTCGCCGGGATGAAGGCAGCAGCAGGTGTGCTGGTGCCCATGGTCTATGCCTTCTTTCTCGCGGTGCTGAGCTTTCCTCTTTTGCGCTGGCTGACACGGCACCGCATACCGGGTCCTGTGGCCTTGGCCATGACCTTGTTGGTGAACTTGGGCGTGCTCGCAGGTTTGATCACCCTGGCCGTGCGCCTGCTCATCAGCTTCAATGCTGACCTGCCACGCTACCTGCGTGGCATCCAGCGGTATCTGACGGATTTTGGCGTGTGGCTGGATGACAACGGCATCGAAGGGGCCAAGGAGATGATGGGCAGTCTGTTTGACTGGAATACCATCATTGGTTATGCCACGCAGCAGGATGTGATGTCCCGCATTGGCGCGATGCTGGGAAGCACGTTTGGCACCCTGGCGACCGTCTTTGCGGGGTTGGTGATGATTCTCATCCTGATGATGTTTGTGCTGATGGAGGCCACCGGGACTCATCGCCGCATTGTGGCGGTTCACTTGGCAGGCGGGCCCGATTTCAGCGGCCTGATGCGCAGCGTGACGGACATCCAGAAGTATCTCGGGATCAAGACCTTGATCAGTGCCCTGACCGGGCTGCTGGCAGGTGCCTGGTGCTGGTTTTTTGATCTCCAGTATCCGTTGCTCTGGGCCATTCTGGCTTTTATTTTTAACTATATCCCCGCCGTGGGAAGCTCGGCCGCCAGCATCCCGGCCATTGTGGAGGCCCTCGTCCAGCATGGCGGCGGGGCGGCCCTAGGCATTGCGCTGGGCTATGGCGGCATCAATTTTGCCCTGGATAACTTTGTGCAACCGCAGCTTCTCGGGAACCGCTTTGGCATCTCCGCACTGGTGGTGGTGCTGTCGGTGATTTTCTGGGGCTGGCTCTGGGGCCCGATGGGAATGTTCCTGGCCGTGCCGTTGACGATGGTGATGAAGGTGCTGCTGGACAACAGCGAGGAATTTCGCTGGGTGTCCGTGGCGATGTCGCAGAAGAAGGTCCGGCGCGGAGAGGTGGAGGTGGTGGGCTACGACCTCGATGAAAATGAGGTCGTCGGCGGAGGTGCCAGCACGGAGAATCCGCAGCACGACTAG
- a CDS encoding circularly permuted type 2 ATP-grasp protein, with translation MLFDNYQPENFFDEMFTADGTTRPHYRSVAAALNDVEPNEFRNKQAAVEASFMRGGVTFTVYSDSQGTERIFPFDCVPRVIAAEEWEIVEKGLIQRITALNLFLHDIYHDQKIIKDRVIPPQYVLSAKHFRREFMHIEVPKDIYVHICGTDLIRDKDGRYLVLEDNLRCPSGASYMLENRAALKRTFPELFKASGVHSVSNYPAELLKVMQYCAPANFKANDAPNCVLLTPGVFNSAYFEHAFLARQMGIPIVEGRDLVVRDFKVYMRTTAGLVKVDVIYRRIDDDFLDPSVFRADSLLGVPGLVNAYRAGNVSLANSIGTGVADDKVVYYFVPHMIKYYLGEEPILPNVDTYLASEPKDCAHILANLDKLVVKSANEAGGYGMLMGPWASKAEIEEFRKMIEENPRNFIAQDPISLSRHPTWTGDQFEGRHIDLRPYILYGEKIIVTPGGLTRVALKKGSLVVNSSQGGGSKDTWVLRNSIPQ, from the coding sequence ATGCTTTTCGACAACTACCAGCCGGAGAACTTCTTCGATGAGATGTTCACCGCCGACGGCACCACCCGCCCCCACTACCGCAGCGTCGCTGCGGCGCTCAATGATGTGGAACCCAACGAATTCCGCAACAAGCAGGCCGCGGTCGAGGCCTCCTTCATGCGGGGTGGGGTCACCTTCACCGTTTACAGCGACTCCCAGGGCACGGAGCGCATCTTCCCCTTCGATTGTGTCCCACGCGTCATCGCGGCGGAGGAGTGGGAGATTGTCGAAAAAGGCCTCATCCAGCGCATCACCGCCCTGAACCTTTTCCTGCATGACATCTATCATGACCAAAAGATCATCAAGGACCGCGTCATCCCGCCCCAGTATGTGCTGAGTGCAAAACACTTCCGCCGGGAGTTCATGCACATTGAGGTGCCCAAGGACATCTACGTCCACATCTGCGGCACCGACCTCATCCGCGACAAGGACGGCCGTTACCTCGTCCTGGAGGACAACCTCCGCTGCCCTTCCGGGGCCAGTTACATGCTGGAAAACCGCGCGGCCCTGAAGCGTACTTTTCCTGAGCTCTTCAAGGCCAGCGGCGTCCACTCCGTCAGCAATTATCCGGCTGAACTTCTGAAGGTGATGCAGTATTGCGCCCCGGCCAATTTCAAGGCCAATGACGCGCCCAACTGCGTGCTGCTGACCCCCGGCGTCTTTAACAGCGCCTACTTTGAGCATGCCTTCCTCGCTCGCCAAATGGGCATCCCGATTGTCGAGGGCCGCGACCTCGTCGTCCGTGATTTCAAAGTGTACATGCGCACCACCGCCGGCCTGGTGAAGGTGGATGTGATCTACCGCCGCATTGATGATGACTTCCTGGATCCTTCCGTCTTCCGCGCCGATTCACTGCTCGGCGTCCCCGGCCTCGTCAATGCCTACCGCGCAGGCAATGTCAGCCTCGCCAACAGCATCGGCACCGGCGTCGCCGATGACAAAGTCGTCTATTACTTTGTCCCTCACATGATCAAGTACTACCTCGGTGAGGAGCCCATCCTGCCGAACGTGGATACCTACCTGGCCTCCGAGCCCAAAGACTGCGCCCACATTCTGGCCAATCTGGACAAACTCGTCGTCAAGTCCGCCAATGAAGCCGGCGGCTACGGCATGCTCATGGGCCCCTGGGCCTCGAAAGCCGAGATCGAAGAGTTCCGCAAAATGATCGAGGAAAACCCGCGCAACTTCATCGCGCAGGACCCAATCTCCCTCAGCCGCCACCCCACCTGGACGGGGGATCAGTTTGAAGGTCGCCACATCGACCTGCGCCCTTACATTCTTTATGGGGAAAAGATCATCGTCACGCCCGGCGGGCTCACCCGCGTGGCTTTGAAGAAAGGTTCTTTGGTCGTCAACAGCTCTCAGGGAGGGGGCTCGAAGGATACCTGGGTATTGAGAAACTCCATTCCACAATAA
- a CDS encoding alpha-E domain-containing protein, producing the protein MPKPPPTQEEVARHKQANVMLSRVAGSLYWMSRYLERAENLARLVDVNLQIILDFGQVSDETMKEHWLPILRSTADEDLFFELYEVADSESVMEFVTFRQENPNSLLTCIGNARENARQVRDQISSEMWEVLNDAYHFIKNSDPENIWDGGASAFYDQIKYYSHLFQGITVSTFSRNEGFEFIQFGKYLERADKTTRLMDMKYHILLPKVTDVGGAVDAAQWQAVLRSASAVEPYRRFYVADILFAKVIEFLIFEDTFPRSLMFCLQQMDDFAHLIAGTPAGEYRSEGEHRFGKFLNNLNFTTAKDIIGRGLHEFLAEVQREIGALGEHLYTTFMYHPPVDMQAEIRFHQQQEQQQQ; encoded by the coding sequence ATGCCCAAGCCACCCCCAACCCAAGAAGAAGTCGCCCGCCACAAACAGGCCAATGTGATGCTGTCCCGCGTCGCAGGCAGCCTTTATTGGATGAGCCGATACCTTGAGCGAGCTGAAAACCTCGCCCGTCTTGTGGATGTCAATTTGCAGATCATTCTCGACTTCGGCCAAGTCTCTGACGAGACCATGAAAGAGCACTGGCTGCCCATCCTCCGTTCCACGGCGGATGAAGACCTGTTCTTCGAGCTCTACGAAGTCGCTGATAGCGAAAGTGTGATGGAGTTTGTCACCTTCCGCCAGGAGAACCCAAATTCCCTCCTCACCTGCATCGGCAACGCCCGTGAAAACGCCCGCCAGGTGCGCGACCAGATTTCCAGCGAGATGTGGGAGGTGCTGAATGACGCCTACCACTTCATCAAGAACAGCGATCCTGAAAACATCTGGGATGGGGGTGCCAGCGCCTTTTACGACCAGATCAAATACTACTCCCACCTCTTCCAGGGCATCACCGTTTCCACCTTCTCCCGCAACGAAGGCTTCGAGTTCATCCAGTTTGGCAAATATCTGGAACGCGCGGACAAAACCACGCGCCTCATGGACATGAAGTATCACATCCTCCTGCCCAAGGTCACGGACGTGGGCGGTGCTGTGGATGCGGCGCAGTGGCAGGCTGTGCTCCGTTCCGCCAGCGCGGTCGAGCCGTATCGCCGCTTTTACGTGGCGGATATTCTTTTTGCCAAGGTGATCGAGTTCCTCATCTTTGAAGACACCTTCCCCCGCTCCCTCATGTTCTGCCTCCAGCAAATGGATGACTTTGCCCACCTCATCGCAGGCACCCCTGCGGGCGAGTATCGCAGCGAGGGCGAGCACCGCTTTGGCAAGTTCCTGAACAATCTGAACTTCACCACGGCCAAGGACATCATCGGCCGTGGTCTCCATGAATTCCTTGCGGAAGTACAGCGGGAAATCGGTGCTCTGGGTGAGCATCTTTACACCACCTTCATGTATCACCCTCCGGTGGATATGCAGGCAGAGATCCGCTTTCACCAGCAGCAGGAGCAACAGCAGCAGTGA
- a CDS encoding transglutaminase family protein encodes MPDLPPAITPSPGMRLRVRHLTRFHYDGPVLDSYNDARLCPVSDPLQRCASFDLRLNPDVPMHTHRDFYLNRVDHFELHQPHETLEVEARSLIETRSDTRSAPPSSLPLEALNDPKVNENYFDFVVESKFVSQNVAIWREAVDIIGQSVTDIWTDSVKLGQYVHSIFSYDPDWTHVHTNAAEALKDRRGVCQDYAHVMIALCRSQGIPARYVSGYFYNGKTGDENEASHAWMEVFLPNYGWKAWDPTHNREADSRYIKLAIGRDYDDAKPVSGRFRGKGKQHMDVIVQIRLAE; translated from the coding sequence ATGCCCGATCTTCCACCCGCCATCACGCCATCACCTGGAATGCGCCTCCGCGTGCGCCACCTCACGCGTTTTCATTACGACGGCCCCGTGCTGGACAGCTACAACGACGCCCGCCTTTGTCCTGTTTCCGATCCCCTCCAGCGCTGCGCCAGCTTTGACCTGCGGCTGAATCCGGATGTGCCCATGCACACGCACCGCGATTTCTATTTGAACCGTGTGGACCATTTCGAACTCCACCAGCCGCATGAGACGCTGGAGGTGGAGGCCCGATCCCTCATCGAAACGCGGTCTGATACGCGCTCCGCCCCGCCGTCATCCCTCCCCCTGGAGGCACTGAATGATCCCAAGGTGAATGAGAACTACTTCGACTTCGTCGTCGAGTCGAAGTTCGTCTCGCAAAACGTCGCCATTTGGCGAGAGGCCGTGGACATCATCGGCCAGTCCGTCACAGACATCTGGACCGATTCGGTCAAGCTCGGCCAATACGTCCATAGCATCTTCTCCTATGATCCAGACTGGACCCACGTGCACACCAATGCGGCTGAGGCCCTCAAAGATCGGCGCGGTGTCTGCCAGGACTACGCCCATGTCATGATCGCTCTGTGCCGCAGCCAGGGCATCCCCGCCCGCTACGTCAGCGGCTACTTTTACAATGGCAAAACAGGCGATGAAAACGAAGCCTCCCATGCCTGGATGGAGGTCTTTTTGCCTAACTATGGCTGGAAGGCCTGGGATCCCACGCACAACCGCGAGGCCGACTCCCGCTACATCAAACTCGCCATTGGCCGTGACTACGACGATGCCAAACCTGTGAGCGGCCGCTTTCGGGGCAAAGGAAAGCAGCACATGGACGTCATCGTCCAGATCCGCCTTGCGGAATAG
- a CDS encoding pyridoxamine 5'-phosphate oxidase family protein has protein sequence MNSIQQQQTEDNHQDLSAQDAIEKIKALVQKAQTCFFCTLVSTGGAPHARPMAVQQVDDAGSLWFLSADDSHKNQELDTDHAVTLFFQGSAHSDFLQLNGTASISRDKAKIKELWNPIIKTWFTGGVDDPRITVIKVTPEDGYYWDTKHGNAIAGLKMMVGALLGKTMDDSIEGSLKV, from the coding sequence ATGAACTCCATCCAACAGCAGCAAACCGAAGACAATCACCAGGACCTCAGCGCCCAAGACGCGATCGAAAAGATCAAGGCTCTCGTCCAGAAGGCGCAGACATGCTTCTTCTGCACGCTCGTCTCCACAGGCGGTGCACCTCACGCCCGCCCCATGGCCGTCCAGCAGGTGGATGATGCAGGCAGCCTTTGGTTCCTCAGCGCCGACGACAGCCACAAAAACCAGGAGCTGGATACCGACCACGCTGTCACCCTTTTCTTCCAGGGTTCCGCCCACTCCGATTTCCTCCAGCTTAACGGCACCGCCTCCATCTCTCGGGACAAAGCCAAAATCAAAGAGCTCTGGAACCCCATCATCAAAACCTGGTTCACCGGCGGTGTGGATGATCCTCGCATCACCGTCATCAAGGTCACCCCGGAGGATGGTTACTACTGGGACACCAAACATGGCAACGCCATCGCGGGTCTCAAGATGATGGTCGGTGCCTTGCT